A section of the Methanobacterium formicicum DSM 3637 genome encodes:
- a CDS encoding AAA family ATPase, with protein MIIAVSGKGGTGKTLISSLLIKNLSSTQKDILAIDADPDSNLPEALGVDVHKTVGDVREELKEDTAKGRIPTGMNKWDILDYKIMESIIETPNFDLLVMGRPEGSGCYCAVNNMLRRIIENLSSNYDIIIIDTEAGLEHLSRRTTQNVDVMLVVTDKSKRGMLTAQRIGQLADELDINFKELYLVVNRVNIENEDEIMEKARETGLEIAGVIYEDDEVTQYDIEGRPLVELASESNTVKAVSGILSRIIS; from the coding sequence GTGATCATCGCAGTAAGTGGTAAAGGTGGAACTGGGAAAACCCTGATATCATCTCTTCTCATAAAAAACCTGTCCAGCACCCAGAAGGATATCCTGGCAATTGATGCGGACCCTGACAGCAACTTACCCGAAGCATTAGGGGTGGATGTTCATAAAACTGTGGGAGACGTTCGGGAAGAATTAAAAGAAGACACTGCAAAGGGCAGAATACCTACCGGTATGAACAAGTGGGATATCCTGGACTACAAGATCATGGAGTCCATCATTGAAACTCCCAATTTTGATCTTCTGGTTATGGGGAGACCTGAAGGCAGTGGATGCTACTGTGCAGTTAATAACATGCTCCGAAGAATAATCGAGAACCTATCATCCAATTATGATATAATCATCATTGACACCGAGGCTGGACTGGAACACCTCAGCCGCAGAACCACCCAAAACGTGGATGTGATGCTGGTAGTCACTGATAAATCTAAAAGAGGAATGCTCACTGCACAAAGAATCGGACAACTGGCTGATGAACTGGATATCAACTTCAAAGAGTTATACTTGGTGGTAAACCGGGTGAACATTGAAAATGAAGATGAAATCATGGAAAAAGCTAGAGAAACCGGCTTGGAGATAGCAGGAGTAATCTATGAGGATGATGAGGTAACCCAGTACGATATCGAGGGAAGGCCCCTGGTGGAACTTGCCAGTGAATCTAATACTGTAAAGGCAGTATCCGGGATATTATCCCGTATTATAAGTTAA
- the cdhD gene encoding CO dehydrogenase/acetyl-CoA synthase subunit delta yields the protein MDKMSQLLKLLEKTDYIEINEFRMDFEELELQLMPAMQRVVQQAVTQKAAVQETIKTMEAIDFVPPIKDYPGEVAQVQLGAGSRKPVYLGGQQALYRFEEPQPNPPVVTFDVFDIPMPGLPRPIREHFSDVMEHPGDWAKKAVNDFGANVVTIHLIGTGPKVMDKTPRQAAEDIEEVLQAVDVPLVIGGSGDPQKDPVVLEAAAIAAEDERCLLASANLDLDYKRVAKAAVDYNHAVLSWAITDINMQKTLNKYLMKEGLTQKDIVMDPTTCALGYGIEFSIDVITRTRLAALKGDKDLQMPMSSGTTNAWGSREAWMKNDAWGPTDYRGPIWEIFTGLTMMLCGVDIFMMLHPQSVKILSEIGSSFTKDYLTTDVPDISNWITELE from the coding sequence ATGGATAAAATGTCGCAACTTCTTAAACTACTGGAAAAAACTGACTATATAGAGATCAACGAATTTAGAATGGATTTTGAGGAACTGGAATTGCAGCTTATGCCTGCCATGCAACGAGTGGTGCAACAGGCAGTAACCCAAAAGGCCGCAGTTCAGGAAACCATTAAAACAATGGAAGCCATTGATTTTGTTCCTCCAATAAAAGATTACCCTGGCGAGGTTGCCCAGGTACAACTGGGAGCTGGAAGCAGAAAACCAGTATATTTAGGGGGTCAACAGGCTCTTTACCGTTTCGAAGAACCCCAACCTAATCCTCCGGTGGTAACATTTGATGTATTTGATATTCCCATGCCCGGGCTACCACGCCCTATAAGGGAACACTTCTCTGATGTTATGGAACACCCCGGGGACTGGGCTAAAAAAGCGGTTAATGACTTTGGGGCTAATGTGGTAACTATACACCTAATTGGAACTGGACCTAAGGTTATGGATAAAACACCAAGACAGGCTGCTGAGGACATAGAAGAAGTTCTGCAGGCTGTGGATGTTCCTCTGGTTATCGGAGGATCTGGAGATCCCCAGAAGGATCCGGTCGTTCTTGAAGCCGCTGCCATTGCTGCAGAAGATGAACGTTGTTTACTGGCTTCAGCCAACCTGGACCTGGATTATAAGAGAGTGGCCAAAGCAGCAGTAGACTACAACCATGCAGTCTTAAGCTGGGCCATCACCGACATAAACATGCAGAAAACCCTGAACAAGTATCTGATGAAAGAGGGGTTAACGCAAAAGGACATTGTCATGGACCCCACCACCTGTGCACTGGGTTACGGTATAGAATTCTCAATTGATGTCATCACCAGAACCAGACTGGCAGCACTTAAAGGAGACAAAGATCTGCAGATGCCAATGAGCTCTGGAACCACCAATGCATGGGGATCCAGGGAAGCCTGGATGAAAAACGATGCATGGGGCCCCACAGATTACCGGGGACCAATCTGGGAGATTTTCACCGGGTTAACCATGATGCTCTGCGGAGTGGACATCTTCATGATGCTGCACCCACAATCGGTGAAGATTTTAAGCGAAATAGGTTCTTCCTTTACCAAGGATTACCTTACAACTGATGTACCGGACATATCCAACTGGATAACGGAGTTGGAATAG
- a CDS encoding methylated-DNA--[protein]-cysteine S-methyltransferase, whose product MGKKNIINSNPKKIMISICRADDLFFAVGVSPETEKIVRIFLPQSGRELLDEQISHEFTHFELTEKYNEVVRNIIKIYQGQKNEFEMDMLDLSTKKSGKQTGPVSNDFDLKALHLVFKIPRGEVKTYKEVAESMESRAWRAVGSAMARNPFPLVIPCHRVVRSDLNLGNYGGGVEMKRELLKKEGVKIKGQRVIRP is encoded by the coding sequence ATGGGAAAGAAAAACATTATTAATTCCAATCCAAAAAAGATCATGATATCAATTTGCAGGGCAGATGATCTATTCTTTGCAGTAGGTGTTTCCCCTGAAACTGAAAAGATAGTAAGGATTTTCCTACCGCAATCGGGTAGAGAACTACTGGATGAACAGATTTCCCATGAATTTACTCACTTTGAATTAACTGAAAAATACAATGAAGTGGTAAGAAACATAATCAAAATTTACCAAGGGCAAAAAAACGAATTTGAAATGGATATGCTGGATTTATCCACTAAAAAATCAGGAAAACAAACTGGGCCGGTTTCCAATGATTTTGATCTTAAAGCTCTGCACCTGGTTTTTAAAATTCCACGGGGAGAAGTTAAAACATACAAAGAAGTTGCAGAGTCCATGGAAAGTCGTGCCTGGAGGGCTGTGGGAAGTGCAATGGCCAGAAATCCTTTTCCATTGGTTATACCCTGCCATAGGGTGGTTAGATCTGATCTGAATCTGGGTAACTATGGTGGAGGGGTGGAAATGAAAAGAGAACTGTTAAAAAAAGAAGGTGTGAAAATCAAAGGCCAACGTGTAATAAGACCTTAA
- the acsC gene encoding acetyl-CoA decarbonylase/synthase complex subunit gamma encodes MQVTAMDIYRLLPQTNCEDCDEAACGEASCMAFATKLSEKEAPLELCTELTEEGFAKLETLLAPAVREITIGTGDKTITIGGDEVLYRYELTYYNPTSLVIDISDNLTEAEFAERVKTIEDTEFERIGEMLTLDAIALRNASGDAGKFAEAALKLKTAKLPIILCSFDPAAMKAALEKVGNERPLIYAVNETNLEEMAILALKYDCPLAIFSPNDLEKMKQMSRALREKGINDIVLDPGTFVQEGIGDSLDNFVMIRRLAVEERDEDFRFPLLGIPALTWLYEKDEVQGGIREATIAATLMNKYADVLIFHGTNIWELIPVLTLRQGIYTDPRKPQAVDPGLYEFGELDKDSPVLMTTNFALTFYTVEGDIKGKANAYLLVLDTEGRAVDVSLAGGQLNAEAVADLIKETGIEDKVDTRTLIIPGLSAPVSGEIEDESGWEVLVGPRDSSGVPDFLDKLKEKA; translated from the coding sequence ATGCAAGTCACTGCAATGGATATATACAGACTGCTTCCACAGACTAACTGTGAAGACTGTGATGAAGCCGCCTGTGGAGAGGCCTCCTGTATGGCCTTCGCCACCAAACTCTCAGAAAAAGAAGCACCACTAGAATTATGCACAGAACTGACTGAAGAAGGATTCGCCAAACTGGAAACCTTGCTGGCACCAGCAGTACGTGAGATAACCATAGGAACCGGTGATAAAACCATCACCATCGGTGGAGATGAGGTACTGTACCGTTACGAGTTAACTTATTACAACCCCACTTCCCTGGTTATTGACATATCAGATAACTTGACTGAAGCAGAATTCGCAGAACGGGTTAAAACCATAGAAGATACTGAGTTTGAAAGGATCGGTGAAATGCTCACCCTCGATGCTATTGCCCTAAGAAACGCATCAGGAGATGCTGGAAAATTCGCAGAAGCTGCTTTGAAACTGAAAACAGCTAAATTACCCATAATTCTATGTTCATTTGATCCCGCAGCTATGAAAGCAGCTCTGGAAAAAGTTGGTAATGAAAGACCACTGATATACGCGGTTAATGAAACCAACCTGGAAGAAATGGCTATACTGGCCCTGAAATATGACTGCCCCCTGGCCATATTCTCCCCCAATGACCTGGAGAAAATGAAACAGATGAGCAGAGCACTCCGGGAAAAAGGAATAAATGATATAGTTCTGGATCCTGGAACCTTTGTACAGGAAGGAATTGGGGACAGTCTGGATAACTTCGTCATGATCCGCAGACTGGCAGTGGAAGAACGGGATGAAGACTTCCGCTTCCCATTACTGGGCATACCCGCCCTCACCTGGTTATATGAAAAGGATGAAGTTCAGGGAGGTATCCGTGAGGCAACCATCGCTGCCACTCTCATGAACAAATATGCTGACGTGTTAATATTCCACGGAACCAACATCTGGGAATTAATACCAGTTCTCACTCTGAGACAGGGTATATACACAGACCCCAGAAAGCCCCAGGCAGTGGATCCCGGGCTCTATGAATTCGGAGAACTGGACAAAGACTCACCAGTACTCATGACCACCAACTTCGCCCTAACCTTCTACACTGTGGAAGGAGATATAAAAGGCAAAGCCAATGCTTATCTTCTGGTGCTGGACACTGAAGGTCGAGCTGTGGATGTTTCCCTAGCAGGGGGACAGTTAAATGCAGAAGCGGTAGCTGATCTCATTAAGGAAACTGGTATTGAAGATAAGGTGGATACCCGCACACTCATCATACCCGGATTATCCGCCCCTGTAAGTGGAGAAATAGAGGATGAAAGTGGATGGGAAGTTTTGGTTGGTCCACGAGACTCATCGGGAGTGCCAGATTTCTTGGATAAACTTAAAGAGAAAGCTTAG
- a CDS encoding 4Fe-4S dicluster domain-containing protein, with the protein MKTLMVIDPHRCSECQDCINACKKTHGVARTKKTSTVPVFCLQCHPDKAPCARICPTGAIREEDGTLMVDEESCIMCRLCMIACPVGMLVIDDEKKAVQKCTLCLDAEDQILPACVEACKDNVLKIFSVEDLEELKKDLSYTEVLNEAMKAYQDKI; encoded by the coding sequence ATGAAGACCCTGATGGTAATTGATCCACACCGTTGCAGTGAATGCCAGGATTGCATCAATGCATGTAAAAAAACTCATGGAGTGGCCAGAACCAAAAAAACCAGCACAGTACCAGTATTCTGTCTGCAATGTCACCCAGATAAAGCTCCCTGCGCCCGAATATGTCCCACCGGTGCCATCCGGGAAGAAGATGGAACTTTAATGGTGGATGAGGAATCCTGTATAATGTGCCGTTTGTGCATGATAGCCTGTCCAGTGGGTATGCTGGTTATAGATGATGAGAAAAAGGCAGTGCAGAAATGCACCCTGTGTCTGGATGCAGAAGACCAAATATTACCTGCCTGTGTAGAGGCCTGCAAGGATAACGTTCTGAAGATTTTCTCTGTAGAAGATCTGGAGGAACTCAAAAAAGACCTTTCATACACAGAAGTACTTAACGAAGCCATGAAAGCTTACCAGGATAAGATCTAG
- a CDS encoding HEAT repeat domain-containing protein → MDSDVNVAQLEEEQDVEGLIRALKDHDYLTRKEAARALKKVGDETAVPALIEALRYKSWHLDYVILSSVRENSAEALGRIGDIRAIPALIDSMENDPDEEVRLKSAWALGELGNEGAVDALITALEDKNWSVRRTSANALGRIGDHRAVPYLIKALEDNDWHVRKYAAVSLGKMQDKQAIPILLEAMDDEDADVRWKAMLALGKLGESAVPPLVKTLKNKNWRMRAKAAEVLGKIGGEDALHALINLLVGRTTDKNRHVRGKAAEALGRIGDEEAFEALKNAQKDEYKYVRDKADVSIQKILKPRKEIRILNYDNGEVSLDYSEHWEMVETSDAKKVLRGLYANNSITLSLNRNTDVAEISSQEFAEMLKDVFRIQGSEVIDERDFEKYGMEVYEIYGENHELSPTSILIVSFKKDSLLYYLWFVGDPVAFQDASEDIEIMVDSFYIYG, encoded by the coding sequence ATGGATTCTGATGTGAATGTAGCCCAACTGGAAGAAGAACAAGATGTTGAGGGTTTGATAAGAGCCCTTAAAGATCATGACTACCTTACCAGGAAAGAAGCAGCTCGTGCTTTAAAGAAAGTAGGGGATGAAACAGCAGTTCCTGCCCTTATAGAAGCTTTACGTTACAAGAGCTGGCACTTGGACTACGTTATCCTCAGTTCAGTTAGGGAAAATTCTGCAGAAGCTCTGGGAAGAATTGGAGATATTAGGGCTATTCCTGCTCTGATTGATTCTATGGAAAATGATCCTGACGAAGAAGTTAGGTTAAAATCAGCATGGGCTCTGGGAGAACTGGGTAATGAAGGAGCTGTGGATGCATTAATCACTGCCCTGGAAGATAAGAACTGGAGTGTTCGAAGAACTTCTGCCAATGCTCTGGGAAGAATTGGTGATCATCGTGCCGTGCCTTACCTTATTAAAGCCCTGGAAGATAACGATTGGCATGTGCGTAAATACGCTGCAGTATCATTAGGAAAAATGCAGGATAAACAGGCTATTCCTATTCTCTTGGAAGCAATGGATGATGAGGATGCAGATGTAAGGTGGAAGGCAATGCTGGCACTGGGAAAGCTGGGTGAAAGCGCAGTGCCTCCACTCGTAAAAACTCTTAAAAACAAAAACTGGAGAATGAGAGCAAAAGCAGCCGAGGTTTTAGGTAAAATAGGGGGCGAAGATGCCCTACATGCACTGATCAATCTTCTTGTGGGAAGAACAACCGACAAAAACCGCCATGTTAGGGGTAAAGCTGCCGAAGCTCTGGGAAGAATTGGAGATGAAGAGGCATTTGAAGCCCTTAAAAACGCTCAAAAAGATGAATATAAATATGTAAGGGACAAAGCTGATGTTTCTATCCAAAAAATCCTTAAACCGCGGAAAGAAATTCGTATCTTAAATTATGATAATGGAGAGGTGTCTTTGGATTATTCTGAGCACTGGGAAATGGTCGAGACTTCTGATGCCAAGAAAGTGCTCCGTGGTTTATACGCTAACAATTCCATAACCCTATCCCTTAACAGAAATACAGACGTGGCTGAAATATCATCACAGGAATTTGCTGAAATGCTCAAAGATGTGTTCCGAATTCAGGGTAGTGAAGTAATTGATGAAAGGGATTTTGAAAAGTATGGTATGGAAGTCTACGAAATTTATGGTGAAAATCACGAGCTAAGCCCCACTAGCATCTTAATCGTGTCATTTAAAAAGGATAGTTTACTCTATTACCTTTGGTTTGTAGGAGATCCAGTTGCCTTCCAGGATGCAAGTGAAGACATAGAAATTATGGTGGATAGTTTCTACATATATGGCTAA